From the Hymenobacter sp. 5317J-9 genome, one window contains:
- a CDS encoding recombinase family protein, translating into MAASLPTYVPYFRVSTARQGHSGLGLEAQQAAVRAFVQDPAQLLTEYVEIESGKKNHRPQLLAAIAEARRVGATLLIAKLDRLSRNAGFIFALRDSGVAFVCCDMPDANTLTVGLFAVIAQHERETISKRTKDALAAKKARGAKLGTPANLTAEAIEKSRHVRQANARDNLQNQQATRLGGLLHAQGHTLQQIAQELNQGGYRTRRGKLFLPMSVQRLLKRRTQ; encoded by the coding sequence ATGGCCGCTTCCCTTCCTACGTACGTCCCCTACTTCCGCGTGAGCACCGCCCGCCAGGGCCATTCCGGTCTGGGGCTTGAAGCCCAGCAAGCCGCCGTGCGCGCCTTCGTGCAAGACCCGGCGCAGCTGCTCACCGAATACGTCGAAATCGAGAGCGGCAAGAAGAACCACCGGCCGCAGTTGCTGGCGGCCATTGCCGAGGCGAGAAGGGTGGGGGCGACGCTGCTCATTGCCAAGCTAGATCGGCTGTCCAGGAACGCGGGGTTCATCTTTGCCCTGCGCGATTCCGGGGTGGCCTTCGTCTGCTGCGACATGCCCGACGCCAATACCTTAACGGTGGGCTTGTTTGCCGTCATTGCCCAGCACGAGCGCGAAACCATCTCCAAGCGGACCAAGGACGCGCTCGCCGCCAAGAAGGCGCGGGGCGCGAAACTGGGCACGCCGGCCAACTTAACGGCCGAAGCCATCGAAAAGAGTCGGCACGTGCGGCAAGCCAACGCCCGCGACAACCTGCAGAACCAGCAGGCCACCCGGCTCGGGGGGCTGCTCCACGCCCAGGGACACACGCTCCAGCAGATTGCCCAGGAGTTGAACCAGGGCGGCTACCGCACCCGAAGGGGGAAGCTGTTCCTGCCCATGTCCGTGCAGCGACTGCTCAAACGACGCACTCAATAA